A window of Hevea brasiliensis isolate MT/VB/25A 57/8 chromosome 14, ASM3005281v1, whole genome shotgun sequence contains these coding sequences:
- the LOC110641467 gene encoding probable histone H2B.3 — protein MAPKAEKKPAEKKPAEKAPAEKKPRAEKKLPKEGSSDKKRKKAKKSVETYKIYIFKVLKQVHPDIGISSKAMGIMNSFINDIFEKLAQEASKLARYNKKPTITSREIQTAVRLVLPGELAKHAVSEGTKAVTKFTSS, from the coding sequence ATGGCGCCCAAGGCAGAGAAGAAGCCAGCGGAGAAAAAGCCGGCGGAGAAAGCACCGGCGGAGAAGAAGCCACGAGCGGAGAAGAAGTTGCCGAAAGAAGGTTCGAGCGACAAGAAGAGGAAGAAGGCAAAGAAGAGCGTAGAGACGTATAAGATATATATATTCAAGGTGTTGAAGCAGGTCCATCCTGATATTGGGATCTCTAGCAAGGCTATGGGTATAATGAATAGTTTTATCAACGACATTTTTGAGAAGCTCGCTCAAGAGGCTTCGAAGCTTGCTCGTTACAACAAGAAGCCCACCATCACTTCACGAGAGATCCAGACTGCTGTGAGGCTGGTGTTGCCTGGGGAGCTTGCTAAACATGCTGTTTCCGAGGGGACTAAGGCTGTTACTAAGTTCACTAGTTCTTAA
- the LOC110641463 gene encoding uncharacterized protein LOC110641463, with translation MTDFQPLQQKPESTDDAQAEFELGFEELMRGHLDDCMSFASCSSTRNAEEEDDEGDQLVRRRRRSDLEGDDLAESSAARRRHSRILSRWAARQAQEMITTIERRNRESELMALAGLHTVSMLDSSFLSESQSPTSRRQGAVERPSTQASAILQMWRELEDEHLLNRARERVRERLRQQRSVESNTNMSSTNMSESRGSENQGSLVDASESENEFGPWSHERLGSQNERGDNNGSSREQSPDLGEVERERVRQIVRGWMETGISDHTSNVSHRNSSPRGEWLGETERERVRIVREWVQMASQQRGGRGGRREEQAARLDAQVDRVRDGSAADNDEGQPEHIRRDMLRLRGRQALLDLLVRIERERQRELQGLLEHRAVSDFAHRNRIQSLLRGRFLRNERPVEEERPPSMAASELVQLRQRHTVSGLREGFRSRLENIVRGQVSGHSDSTLDSNVNDSRNDWSQTNTSQNIQLEDNEQLQPRSEESDINRLSDQADNLQSDTAANNMNWQETANQGEGWQGQITDDEGRNWRQSDYSQFNEWRNGDAEQPMDGNWQENSVNDWPQERTGNVQSEQSRPEEAQRVWHENSSREAIENWTQGPSDPPRMRRAVPMRRFNRFHPPDDDNVYSMELRELLSRRSVSNLLHSGFRESLDQLIQSYVDRQGRAPVDWDLHRNLPTPTRTSPERDEDQQRDEQNEDQRDVMNRPSLVLPTPPVPPPQPLWHQDLHHASWSRHSMHRSELEWEMINDLRADMARLQQGMSHMQRMLDACMDMQLELQRSVRQEVSAALNRSAGEKGLSAETSEDGSKWGHVRKGTCCVCCDSHIDSLLYRCGHMCTCSKCANELVRGGGKCPLCRAPIVEVIRAYSIL, from the exons ATGACAGATTTTCAACCTTTACAACAAAAACCTGAATCAACCGATGATGCCCAAGCTGAATTCGAGCTGGGATTTGAGGAATTGATGCGTGGCCACTTGGATGATTGTATGTCATTCGCCTCATGTAGCTCCACTCGTAACGCGGAGGAAGAGGATGACGAGGGGGATCAGCTTGTCCGCAGGAGACGTAGGTCAGATCTAGAGGGTGATGACTTGGCCGAGTCATCGGCTGCGAGGAGGCGCCACTCCCGCATATTAAGCCGTTGGGCTGCTCGTCAGGCACAGGAGATGATAACCACTATTGAGAGGAGGAATCGTGAGTCAGAGTTGATGGCACTTGCAGGTTTGCATACGGTTTCCATGCTTGATTCTTCATTTTTGAGCGAGTCTCAGTCGCCCACGTCAAGGAGGCAGGGGGCGGTTGAACGGCCAAGCACTCAGGCATCTGCAATTCTTCAAATGTGGCGGGAGTTAGAGGATGAGCATTTATTGAATAGGGCACGGGAGAGAGTGAGGGAGAGATTGAGACAGCAAAGAAGTGTGGAGTCTAATACAAATATGTCAAGTACAAACATGTCAGAGAGTCGGGGTAGTGAGAATCAGGGAAGTTTGGTGGATGCAAGTGAGAGTGAGAATGAATTTGGTCCTTGGTCACATGAGCGACTGGGCTCACAGAATGAGCGTGGGGACAATAATGGGTCTAGCAGAGAGCAATCTCCCGATCTTGGCGAAGTTGAGAGGGAGAGGGTTAGGCAGATTGTTCGAGGATGGATGGAGACTGGCATTAGTGATCATACATCTAATGTGTCCCACAGGAATAGCAGTCCTCGAGGGGAATGGCTTGGTGAGACAGAACGTGAAAGAGTTAGAATTGTTAGGGAGTGGGTGCAGATGGCAAGTCAGCAGCGAGGAGGTCGTGGGGGACGGAGGGAAGAGCAGGCTGCCAGACTTGATGCACAAGTTGACAGAGTTCGTGATGGGTCAGCTGCTGACAATGATGAAGGGCAACCAGAACATATTCGTCGAGACATGCTGAGGCTTCGAGGAAGACAAGCTCTTCTTGACCTACTCGTGAGGATTGAGCGGGAAAGACAGAGGGAACTTCAAGGATTGTTGGAGCATCGGGCTGTCTCTGATTTTGCTCATCGTAACCGCATACAG TCATTACTGAGAGGTAGATTCTTGCGAAATGAAAGACCTGTTGAAGAAGAGAGACCACCTTCAATGGCTGCAAGCGAACTAGTTCAATTAAGACAACGTCATACTGTTTCTGGCTTGAG GGAAGGGTTCCGTTCCAGGTTGGAAAATATTGTTCGTGGCCAAGTAAGTGGCCATTCTGATAGCACACTTGATAGTAATGTCAATGATTCTAGAAATGATTGGAGTCAGACAAACACTTCCCAGAATATCCAACTTGAAGATAATGAGCAATTGCAACCTAGAAGTGAAGAAAGTGACATCAATAGGCTGTCTGATCAAGCAGACAACTTACAAAGTGACACAGCTGCCAATAACATGAATTGGCAAGAAACGGCTAACCAAGGAGAGGGTTGGCAGGGACAAATTACAGATGATGAGGGACGAAACTGGCGACAGTCAGACTATAGTCAGTTTAATGAATGGAGAAATGGTGATGCAGAACAACCGATGGATGGGAATTGGCAAGAGAATTCAGTTAATGACTGGCCCCAGGAAAGAACTGGAAATGTCCAGAGTGAACAAAGTCGTCCAGAAGAAGCTCAGAGAGTTTGGCATGAGAATAGCTCTCGGGAAGCTATTGAAAATTGGACACAGGGACCTTCGGATCCTCCAAGAATGCGCCGTGCTGTTCCAATGAGAAGATTTAATAGATTTCATCCACCGGACGATGATAATGTGTATAGTATGGAACTTAGGGAACTTTTGAGCAG GAGAAGTGTATCTAATCTTCTTCATAGTGGCTTCCGTGAAAGTCTGGACCAATTAATACAGTCATATGTGGACAGGCAAGGCCGTGCTCCTGTTGATTGGGATCTGCACAGAAACTTACCAACACCAACTCGCACTTCACCAGAGCGAGATGAGGACCAGCAGAGAGATGAACAAAATGAGGATCAACGTGATGTTATGAACAGACCTTCATTGGTTTTGCCAACTCCACCTGTGCCCCCACCTCAGCCTCTGTGGCACCAGGATTTGCATCACGCTAGCTGGTCTCGCCATAGCATGCATCGCTCAGAACTT GAGTGGGAGATGATTAATGACTTGAGAGCAGACATGGCAAGACTTCAGCAAGGAATGAGCCACATGCAAAGGATGTTGGATGCCTGCATGGATATGCAACTTGAGTTGCAGCGTTCTGTTAGACAGGAAGTGTCTGCAGCTCTGAATCGATCAGCTGGTGAAAAAG GGTTGAGTGCTGAGACATCCGAGGATGGATCGAAGTGGGGTCATGTAAGGAAAGGCACATGTTGCGTTTGTTGTGACAGCCATATTGATTCATTATTGTACAG ATGTGGTCACATGTGCACTTGCTCTAAATGTGCAAACGAATTAGTTCGCGGAGGAGGAAAGTGCCCATTGTGTCGAGCACCAATTGTTGAAGTGATCAGAGCATACTCCATACTGTAA